The genomic stretch GAGCGGAGCACTATCACCCATCTGTTTgtgtccacctccctccctccccctttcatcCTGGCTTCTGTGCAACAGGCAAGTGGCATTCATTCCTGTATCCGACGGGcacagtagctgagtggttaaagcgctggactttcaatttgagggtcccggggtcgaatctgggtaacggtgcctggtgggtaaagggtggagatttttccaatctaccaggtcaatatatgtgcagaccttgtgccttaaccccctttgtgtgtatacgcaaacagtagatcaaatacgcaccttaaagatcccataatccatgtcagcgtttgatgggtaatggaaacaagaatatacccaacatgcacacccccgaaagtggagtatggctgccttcaaggcagggtaaaaacggtcatacaggtaaaagcccactcatgtacatgcaagtgaacgtgggagttgcagcctacggatgaagaagaagaagatacctgtATCCACCGTGTGGATGCTAcaggtgcagacacacacacacatgtgcagcagATACCTTTCAGCACAGTGCAGAAGAGAAATGTAAGTTTATTAACTGACACATAGTAGACTGTAATAACGTTCAATAAAAGTGAAGAGACAAAGCCCACAGGGAACAGAAGCCACACAAGAATGacaaatacatgcacatgcacacatatacttactcatacacacacacacacacacacacacacacacacacacacacacacacatgcacattcatgcaaacactcacacacacacacacacacacacacacacacacacacacacacacacacacacacacacacacacacaccacaacacaacacaacatgctaCAATACATACCACTCTACACACTCGGCACCACAATGACTTTAGCTGATGTTTCAGGCATGCTACACTCAGGGAAAGATCACCTGCCCCAAGTGCCAGGGACGCCTGGGGTCCTTCGACTTCCTGAGAACCAACAGGAAGTGCAGCTGCAGACAGGCTGctctccctcccatccatctCCTGCGTGACCGTGTGGATCTGCAGTCCCCCAGTCTGACGTCCCATGCCGCCCTTCCCAGACCCCTAGCTCACAGCACACCCAGCTTCAGAGCCACAGATGGATGTGATCCAGTGCTTGAGCAAAGTGGAAATGGGACAGCATGgtctgcacacagtgacaacatTAATGCAGAAGGCACCGTGAGTCCAGGAAGCTTGCCCACTGAGGAAGGCACAGACACTGAGAAAACCCCATCCCCAGAGAAAATCATGTCCAGAGACGAAAATGTGGCTAAAGTGTCAGACACATCTGACGATGAGGAAGAGAAAGCCATGGATGGAAACGGAGCcgtgaaggaaggggaggagaatgcTGAAGACGCGATTCTGGCTCTTCGCTGGCTCTTCAGGCAGCTGCCGTCTCTCCAGCAATACTCTGCGTCCATTAGCGGCAGGCATGCTGAGCAGTGTGGGGGCAGCTCTGCCTGTCAGAGCGAAGAGAGCTCTGACAGCGTCACTGATGAAAGTGAACATCTCTGTGATGTGGCTCCAGCACCACAGACTATGGCAAGGAGCGTCTCTGCTTCACACCAGGCAACATCATCGGCAGGGTCTGCTCAGATGAGGGGCTGTCCGGGGGGCATGGTCAGCAACATCACACATGTCATTGTGAACACCGccaaaagggaaggaaaaagggagaagaggagaaagaggaacagacgTAGGGACAGTGAGGACGGGGATAACGGCATCGTCTCTGCTGGTGCCAGGTCAGGGTGTCCTGTGCAAGGCTCCCCTGCCAACCCTCCCCTATTTCCCTCCCCCTAccagagacagcgggagagaaAAGAACAGGAGGTAAGTGAATGTGAAACtgtgttttatgcttttgttcCCATGTTATGTTTcagagcagtaaaaaaaaaaaaaaaaaaaagagaaaagtataGCTATATgggtctatctctctatctctctaactatttatcagtctatctatctatctgtctgtccatctgaccATCTATATGGATAGTGGTCAGCAGACCAGAGGAAACAAATCCCCAGAGAATGTGactttaggggaacatagaccttggagaacaagGTCACAGTATCAAGGTGTCAAAGCCAGCAGACTGATCCACATAtaagccacaccacatctgctttgagaggaagaagaagaggagctggAGGAAATTAGACGTGGTTGAAACTACAGGGATGACCCCTGTTGTCCTGTACTACCTTTTTGCCGGCGTGAAATCCAAATGTAATTAACTTCTTCCTCATGATTGTGGGAAAGTCACTGGGgtgcagaagaactgttcaccagatttctccaggttGGTGAGTTGTG from Babylonia areolata isolate BAREFJ2019XMU chromosome 6, ASM4173473v1, whole genome shotgun sequence encodes the following:
- the LOC143283088 gene encoding uncharacterized protein LOC143283088 translates to MTRFQVKCRRCRLWLMSEESVVDCHGDSVQGDVWDWDCGDGQERSTITHLFVSTSLPPPFILASVQQACYTQGKITCPKCQGRLGSFDFLRTNRKCSCRQAALPPIHLLRDRVDLQSPSLTSHAALPRPLAHSTPSFRATDGCDPVLEQSGNGTAWSAHSDNINAEGTVSPGSLPTEEGTDTEKTPSPEKIMSRDENVAKVSDTSDDEEEKAMDGNGAVKEGEENAEDAILALRWLFRQLPSLQQYSASISGRHAEQCGGSSACQSEESSDSVTDESEHLCDVAPAPQTMARSVSASHQATSSAGSAQMRGCPGGMVSNITHVIVNTAKREGKREKRRKRNRRRDSEDGDNGIVSAGARSGCPVQGSPANPPLFPSPYQRQRERKEQEMKEERRRVEEEEVLWDHTCPMCLEVMWSPHTTSPCQHTFCEGCLRRLSSASSSSSKSDCPLCRQRIAACVPNTEMERIIQDKYPAHLRQRRREERRRRHHQRLKHAPLPGLPFPQRYLSRFPPHRLSLSRSCRKGLMVALVSVVVVMALSSVGMTICRKVLRRLAEVYDDLTERLTGERLWSTFMGVESRMLTVSCVFVLYLLVASIVHYLQLFRHIHV